The DNA segment CAGCGACGAGCGACTCGGCCGGGGTGGGGCGCTGAACCACGCGTTCCGCGCCGCGAACGGCGACACGCTGGTCTACTTCGATACGGACCTCGCCACCGACATGCGCCACCTCGAAGAACTGGTCGAGAGCGTGCGGTCCGGCGAGTACGAGTTCGCCACCGGGTCGCGCTGGATGCCCGAGAACGTCGCCGACCGGCCCGCCAAGCGGGACGTCGCTAGTCGGGGGTTCAACGGGCTGACCCGGACGTTCCTTAACTCTGAACTCCGGGACCACCAGTGCGGGTTCAAGGCGTTCGACCGGCGGGCGCTGTTCGACGTGCTGGAGGACACAGAGGACGAACACTGGTTCTGGGACACTGAGGTGCTCGTCCGCGCCCAGCACCGGGGCTACGACATCCACGAGTTCTCGGTCGACTGGACGCCGAAAGGCGACTCCAAGGTCGATATCGTCCGGGACGTCTTCGGGATGGGGAGCCAGATTCTGCGGTGCTGGTGGGAGTTCTCCGTCCAGCCCCGCATCACGCGCCGAGTCTCCATCGTCGCCGGGGTGTTCCTCACCCTCGTGGCCGTCCTGCTGATGGGCGAGTACCTCCCGATGAAGCAGGTCCTCGAACACATGAGTTCGGCCGACCCGATGCTGGTCGGCCTGGCCGCGCTGATCTACGTCATCTCGTGGCCCCTCCGCGGAACCCGGTACAGGGACATCCTGGAGGAACTGGGGTACACCGAGGACGCCGGCTTCCTGACGGGGGCCATCTTCGTGAGCCAGACGGGCAACCTCGTGTTCCCCGCTCGGGCGGGCGACGCGGTCCGGGCCTACGTCGTGAAGGCCCGGCGGTCGATTCCGTATCCGACCGGATTCGCGTCGCTGGCCGTCGAGCGGGTGTTCGACCTGCTGACCATCACGATGCTCGCGGGCGTGGTCCTCATCGGACTCGCGCTCACCGGCGCGACCTCCGGCCTCGAATCGACCCTGTTCGGGTCGACGCCAGCGGGCGGCGAGTCGGCCGGCAAGTACGGCGCGGCCGGCCAGACCGCCCTCTACGTCGCGGGCGGCGTCGGCCTCGCGGCCATCCTCGCGGTCGGGGCCATCGTCGCCAGCGCCCGCTCGGACCGCAACCTCGTCCGGGGCGTCGTCTCCCGACTGAGCAACGACTCGTACGCCGACTACGTCGCGGGCGTCATCGAGCGGTTCACCGGCGACGTCCAGACGGTCGCGGGCAACCGGAGCGCCTTCGCCACGGTCGGTGCGACCAGTCTCGCCATCTGGACGCTCGACGTGGTGACCGCGCTGCTCGTGCTGAGCGCGTTCCCGAGCGTCGAACTCCCGATTCCGCTGCTCGCGGGGGTCTGTTTCTTCGCGGTCAGCGTGGGTAACCTCGCGAAGGTCCTGCCGCTGTCACCCGGCGGTGTCGGCCTCTACGAGGGCGCATTCACCCTGCTGGTGGTCGGCCTGACCCCGCTCGGCTGGAGCGTCGCGCTGGGCGCGGCCATCCTCGACCACGCAGTCAAGAACATCGTGACGCTGGTCGGCGGCGTCGCCTCGATGTTCGTGTTGAACGTCTCGCTGACGACTGCCGTCGAGGAGAGCAAGGACGCCCGAGCGGCCGCCGACCCGGCGGAACCAACCGACGACTAGACGGTTTCGTTTTCCCGACGTTCCTCCCGAAAGGGGCTACTCGTACAGTCCTGTGACGAACGGTCCGAGCGCGCCGGCCACGGCGTCGGCCAGCGCACCCTCGCGGTCTACGATGCCGGCCGTCAGCGCGCCCGCCGCGCCCTGCTTCTTCGCAACGTCGTCCTCGCCGAGTACGTCGTCCATCACCGGCCCGAGTTCCTCGCCGTCACGGATTCGGTCGGCGATAGCGTCCGGGAGGCGCAAGCGCGGTCCCGCGCCGCGGCCGACGCGTTCGCCGTCGGTCGCGGCGGCCCACATGACCAGGAAGAGGCCGTCGACGCCCTCGGCCTCGGCGACGCCGCCTTCGAGGCCGACGCCGAGGTCGTACTCGCCCGAATCGAGGGCGTTCCGCGCACGGTTCTCGGCCCCGGCGACGGTTTCGCGCTCGCCGAACGGCTGTTCGCTCACGCCGGAGGCGACCGCGACCGATTCGACCGCGACCGACTCGACTGGAGTCGAGTCGGTCGCGGTCGTTTCGGACGCCGCGGTGTCCGACGCGGTCGATTCCAGGCTCTCGAAGGCCGCCTCGGTCGCGCGGCGCTTGACGGGGTTCGTGCTGCCGACGCCGACTCGCATGGCCGGCCAGAGACGCCCGGCCGACTTGGGGGTTGCGTTCGCCGCCGGGCGAGTCGTCCAGTTCTACTCGCCGACCAATCCCGGATGGAGCTTCGTCGCCAGCGTCTCGACGCCCTCGATCAATCGCGGACTCGGCTGGTTCAACAGCGAGTCGTCGACGACGTGGACGTTCCCCGCCTCGACCGCCGGGAGGTCCCAGCCCCGGTCGGCGACCGTCGA comes from the Halorussus vallis genome and includes:
- a CDS encoding flippase-like domain-containing protein, whose protein sequence is MSGRTVEVSVVLPAYNEEATIENTVETTLATLESFLPAGSFEVIVAEDGCDDRTPEIADEMAEADERVHHFHSDERLGRGGALNHAFRAANGDTLVYFDTDLATDMRHLEELVESVRSGEYEFATGSRWMPENVADRPAKRDVASRGFNGLTRTFLNSELRDHQCGFKAFDRRALFDVLEDTEDEHWFWDTEVLVRAQHRGYDIHEFSVDWTPKGDSKVDIVRDVFGMGSQILRCWWEFSVQPRITRRVSIVAGVFLTLVAVLLMGEYLPMKQVLEHMSSADPMLVGLAALIYVISWPLRGTRYRDILEELGYTEDAGFLTGAIFVSQTGNLVFPARAGDAVRAYVVKARRSIPYPTGFASLAVERVFDLLTITMLAGVVLIGLALTGATSGLESTLFGSTPAGGESAGKYGAAGQTALYVAGGVGLAAILAVGAIVASARSDRNLVRGVVSRLSNDSYADYVAGVIERFTGDVQTVAGNRSAFATVGATSLAIWTLDVVTALLVLSAFPSVELPIPLLAGVCFFAVSVGNLAKVLPLSPGGVGLYEGAFTLLVVGLTPLGWSVALGAAILDHAVKNIVTLVGGVASMFVLNVSLTTAVEESKDARAAADPAEPTDD
- the yjjX gene encoding inosine/xanthosine triphosphatase; translation: MRVGVGSTNPVKRRATEAAFESLESTASDTAASETTATDSTPVESVAVESVAVASGVSEQPFGERETVAGAENRARNALDSGEYDLGVGLEGGVAEAEGVDGLFLVMWAAATDGERVGRGAGPRLRLPDAIADRIRDGEELGPVMDDVLGEDDVAKKQGAAGALTAGIVDREGALADAVAGALGPFVTGLYE